The Microplitis demolitor isolate Queensland-Clemson2020A chromosome 9, iyMicDemo2.1a, whole genome shotgun sequence genomic sequence TTTTTAAGTTtactttcttaaaaaaaaacaaatggaatcgaaaaaataaaattttctgttacaACTGCAGCAACTCTTCCCTACTGGCAGCAGCAATAGAATGAAGTGGggttatgaaataaaaagcgACATCTGCGAAAAAAagcgggatatttaaaaaaactttgaataataaaaattaaattggaaataaaaaatcgaggTGTGCATTTTTGgatttctctatttttttagaaaataagtaatgaaatttattaaggtTATGTAATTActgttgaaataaataaataaatattaaaaagtcacataattttatttttttaattgaaagtgATAACTATGGGTAATTTTAAGGAAAaggcattaaatatttaaaataaaatatttgttttttttttttttttggaaaattttcatttattttttttttaatatttttattttttactaacaattaaaaatttcctattaatattcgattttatatttttttttaaatttgaaattttcaagttattaattaattaattattttagtttttttttctgcgttTACTTCATAGATCACTCATGCATTTACACCCACATACactcttattaattatctttattggtgtattaattgatttacttACTgccaattaattacattaataaaaaataaaatacataaagtatgataattttagtcttgaaaaaaatgtaaattttaagtaaatgatTCGTTGCACTACAGATAATTTTCAAGTGATCGAATGTCagttaaaagaattaattaaattttttttaaatttaccgcgaaattttttaaaattaattttaaagtgatAACTATGGGTAATTTTAAGGAAAaggcattaaatatttaaaataaaatatttgttttttttttttttttttttttttggaaaattttcatttattttttttttaatatttttattttttactaacaattaaaaatttcctattaatattcgattttatatttttttttaaatttgaagataCTATCAGCTAACTTACTGACAGTTTTTAagtttacattaaaaaaaaaaaaaaaaaatggaatcgaaaaaataaaatttttggttacaACTGCAGCACCTCTGCCCTACTTAGCATCGTAATTTTTCCTATTGATATAATTCagtataattcaaatttcgacaGGTTTTTACACTGCGATAAGATGCTCTacgaaaaaacaatattaaattttcaatgtcaattaataaatcgttaatcaaatcattataaattaagctTTAATAGTCCGAAGTTCACCAATATCATTGGTATTTTTACCACGATATTTCGGAAAAAGTGGCATTTTCCAACGATAAGGATTTGAATCCAATATTGGATTATATATTTGGATCTTCAAATCAAATATACGCTGACAAGGTACACGGGTTTTTCCAGCTACACCCAGAAAACACGGCAGCTTGTGACGTGCCTCCAAGTACTTTGCATCACTGACAAAACATTCGTCTCTAATTTTCAATCGACCGATCTCTGTATCGCCTTCCGTATTCATCGTAATAGCTGTCTTGCAAGAACTACAACGTGATTTTGTATCACCAGTAATAACATTTTCGACTCTTGATTGTTTTGTACCACAATCACAAGTGCCCTCACTACTGTTGAATACAATACTTGGATGAGCATTCGGTACGTGCATCGTACAGGGATTACGAATCGGATGAAAACGACTAGCTGGATGGgcgatatatttatttccaatTGAATCAGTACCATTGAATAGGCACCTGAATCTATAAGATTTATCAGTATTGTTATTATCCAATAATTCGTCTTCGTCTTCTATTATTATGGTTCGTGTATCAACGCGTTCGCCATTCTCGCGATCTTGTTTGTAATCCATCAGTACATTGTTCGGATCACTGTAGATTGTATTATTACAGGCGATAATTTTGTTGCCTTCTGGTCCACCaaataaatttggaaatttcaaGTTACAAACTGCGGAACCGTTCATTGTCATGATGGCAAATGTGGTACGCAAATTACAATTAGGGCGCTTTTTTATACACCAAATACCATCGTACAGTTGcttattattgatatatatttcttgTTTTTTGCTATCACGGATTATTAATGACTCCAATGATAAATCCGGACAAAGTTTTTCGCACCCTTTGTCATACACGGAGCTGATATTGTCGTTGTGTAGTTCATAATCGtcagtcattaataaattatctgttAAAGGGGATAGATATAATGCAATTGATGTTGCGCAGACGGTTTCATGTTTAGAATTCGTTATTATGTTTGGCAGATTCGACATTACATTACCGTTCAATAACTCTGCCAATCGACGATttgataatttgtaattacttTTTGATATGTATTCGTAGTAGTTGCCAGAATCAAGTGATATCGTAATGGTGTAtgtgattaatattaaaattattattacggTTATTAGTATCGCAgtcattttgttttattatttagtttttattcaattagATATTTTATCGTTGCGTTATCTAAATataagtgttaaaaaaaaaaattattggatagTTTAAGTAAAAAGCAATAGGCATGCTTTAGTGCATTTCGAAATAAGTCTAGTGATTCATAGTCTTTTTAAAGTTGATTTTCGAATAGCGTGcttactcgaaaaaaaatcagcatgCATGATCATACCTAAATATTTGTCAACATGAATGCTTGTGGTTAGCAAACATTCAGGCATGATCATGCCTGACCAATCATGCTCATTGCTGGCCAATCATGATCATGTCTGACCAAAATCATGCTTATGTTCAGCAAAAATTCAGGCATGATCATGTCTGGCCAATCATGTTCTTGGCTGACCAACCATGTTCATGGCTGACCAACCATGTTCATAGTTGGCAAACATTCAGGCATGATCATGCCTGGACAATCATGATCATGCCTGACCAAAATCATGCTTATGTTCAGCAAAAATTCAGGCATGATCATGTTTGGCCAATCATGCTCATTGCTGGCCAATCATGATCATGCCTGACCAAAATCATGCTTATGTTCAGCAAAAATTCAGGCATGATCATGTTTGGCCAATCATGCTCATTGCTGGCCAATCATGATCATGCCTGACCAAAATCATGCTTATGTTCAGCAAATGTTCAGGCATGTTCTTGGCTGACCAACCATGTTCATGGCTGACCAACCATATTCATAGTTGG encodes the following:
- the Pif-2 gene encoding per os infectivity factor pif-2 — its product is MTAILITVIIILILITYTITISLDSGNYYEYISKSNYKLSNRRLAELLNGNVMSNLPNIITNSKHETVCATSIALYLSPLTDNLLMTDDYELHNDNISSVYDKGCEKLCPDLSLESLIIRDSKKQEIYINNKQLYDGIWCIKKRPNCNLRTTFAIMTMNGSAVCNLKFPNLFGGPEGNKIIACNNTIYSDPNNVLMDYKQDRENGERVDTRTIIIEDEDELLDNNNTDKSYRFRCLFNGTDSIGNKYIAHPASRFHPIRNPCTMHVPNAHPSIVFNSSEGTCDCGTKQSRVENVITGDTKSRCSSCKTAITMNTEGDTEIGRLKIRDECFVSDAKYLEARHKLPCFLGVAGKTRVPCQRIFDLKIQIYNPILDSNPYRWKMPLFPKYRGKNTNDIGELRTIKA